A genomic window from Sphingobacterium spiritivorum includes:
- a CDS encoding rhodanese-like domain-containing protein: MKKIVILCMFLMSLSGYSKADSVQQDSMALSAEQFAEAADQYLIIDTRKADDFLKGFVSKSINIGWEGPFDSWMTKIVNNKDTGVLLVAEVGQEKLIIDKLHALGYKNVIGYLKGGLEPWTEAHKPIERIGSVTAAQALDHTQKAKYVYVDVRTPQEYTKGHVEKSLHIPLNTSGFQINIDSDKTYLLQCQSGYRSSLAASLLYAKGIHNILNVEGGYKAVSAVQDTEQK; the protein is encoded by the coding sequence ATGAAAAAAATAGTAATCCTATGTATGTTCCTGATGTCATTATCCGGATATAGTAAAGCTGACAGCGTTCAGCAGGACAGTATGGCATTATCTGCAGAGCAATTTGCGGAAGCAGCAGATCAATATCTGATCATCGATACCCGGAAGGCAGATGATTTTCTGAAAGGCTTTGTTTCCAAAAGTATCAATATCGGTTGGGAAGGGCCATTCGATAGCTGGATGACTAAAATTGTAAACAATAAAGATACAGGAGTTCTTCTTGTTGCAGAAGTGGGACAGGAGAAACTGATTATAGATAAATTGCATGCTCTTGGATATAAGAATGTCATCGGCTATCTTAAAGGAGGGTTAGAACCATGGACAGAAGCGCATAAACCGATTGAACGTATTGGCAGTGTTACAGCTGCTCAGGCACTGGATCATACGCAGAAGGCGAAGTATGTATATGTAGATGTACGGACGCCTCAGGAATACACAAAAGGGCATGTAGAAAAGTCACTTCATATTCCTTTGAATACATCCGGTTTTCAGATAAATATAGATTCCGATAAGACCTATCTGCTACAATGTCAGTCCGGCTACAGAAGTAGTCTGGCGGCATCATTATTGTACGCTAAGGGTATACATAATATCCTCAACGTGGAAGGTGGTTATAAAGCTGTTTCTGCGGTGCAGGATACTGAACAGAAATAA
- a CDS encoding glycoside hydrolase family 25 protein has translation MAKKAVKRAAPPKREVKDDRKVYLIWSIVIPVIIVLLAVSWHYRSGIRYYIREVVSGKEQNGWKDAKYDIRNVELMSKHDDKIFGIDISQYQGDIDWVQVNTINDKFPVDFIFIRATMGESGVDSKFKTNWKRANSRAKIRGAYHYFRPNENSLKQARNFVKTVHLKAGDLPPVLDIEEMPVNQSMDSLRTGLKRWLGFVEAHYGIKPILYSGDKFFTDFLEKEFSDHVIWIANYNFWIDDLKDHWDFWQFSEKGSVRGINGNVDLNIYNGDIEKLESLAIPYRN, from the coding sequence ATGGCGAAAAAGGCTGTGAAGAGGGCTGCACCACCTAAAAGGGAGGTAAAGGATGACAGAAAAGTATATCTTATATGGAGTATAGTCATTCCTGTTATCATTGTGTTGCTTGCCGTAAGTTGGCATTATCGTTCAGGAATCCGTTACTATATCAGAGAAGTAGTTTCCGGGAAGGAGCAGAACGGATGGAAAGATGCTAAATACGACATTCGTAATGTCGAACTCATGAGTAAGCATGATGATAAGATATTCGGGATAGATATCAGTCAGTATCAGGGTGATATAGACTGGGTACAAGTCAATACAATCAATGATAAATTTCCGGTAGACTTTATTTTTATCCGGGCGACTATGGGCGAATCCGGGGTGGATTCTAAATTTAAAACAAACTGGAAAAGAGCGAATTCCAGAGCCAAGATCAGAGGGGCTTATCATTATTTCAGACCAAATGAAAATTCATTAAAACAAGCTCGGAATTTTGTGAAGACAGTTCACCTGAAAGCAGGGGATCTGCCGCCGGTGCTGGATATAGAGGAGATGCCTGTCAATCAGTCTATGGACAGTCTGCGTACAGGATTGAAGCGCTGGTTAGGCTTTGTAGAAGCGCATTACGGGATCAAGCCTATTCTGTATTCCGGAGATAAGTTTTTTACGGACTTTCTGGAGAAAGAATTTTCAGATCATGTCATCTGGATTGCAAATTATAACTTCTGGATAGACGATCTGAAAGACCACTGGGATTTTTGGCAATTTTCTGAAAAAGGATCAGTTCGGGGAATAAATGGTAATGTAGATCTTAATATCTATAATGGCGATATCGAAAAACTGGAATCGCTGGCTATACCGTATCGCAATTAA
- a CDS encoding bestrophin family protein, with amino-acid sequence MQVYNPKEWFKATFYLHKSDTVRKLLPYLLLAAAFSGGIAYLELEYLRLSEKSWIKNITIVHSLLGFALSLLLVFRTNTAYDRWWEARKQWGTLTNISRTLAYKMNAFLPEDDHTNRSFFRKAIPLYAELTQSFLRSDYTTYMLDDKEHPELGNLDLKKHAPNQLAALIFKKVTNLYKSGILSGEQFIILNDELQSLTNICGACERIKNTPIPQSYSSFIKKFIVFYVFTLPVGYVFSIGYFVIAAVPFVFYVLASLELIAESIEDPFGIDSDDLPLEKLAANIKKHSHEILHP; translated from the coding sequence ATGCAAGTGTATAATCCTAAAGAATGGTTCAAAGCCACCTTTTATCTCCACAAGTCGGACACCGTCCGCAAACTCCTTCCCTATCTGCTTTTAGCCGCTGCTTTTTCAGGAGGAATTGCTTATTTGGAACTTGAATATCTTCGGTTGTCGGAAAAGAGCTGGATTAAAAATATTACGATTGTACATAGTTTATTAGGTTTTGCATTGTCCCTGCTTCTTGTATTCCGCACCAATACAGCCTATGACAGATGGTGGGAAGCGCGTAAACAATGGGGTACATTAACAAATATAAGCCGTACGCTGGCTTATAAAATGAATGCATTTCTGCCGGAAGATGATCATACCAACCGCTCTTTCTTCAGAAAGGCGATTCCTCTCTACGCTGAATTGACACAATCTTTCCTGCGATCGGATTACACAACATATATGCTGGATGATAAGGAACACCCAGAACTGGGAAATCTGGACCTGAAAAAACATGCGCCAAATCAACTCGCTGCCCTGATTTTCAAAAAAGTAACGAATCTCTATAAGTCGGGCATCTTGTCCGGTGAACAATTTATTATCCTGAATGACGAACTGCAATCGCTGACCAATATCTGCGGGGCCTGTGAACGGATCAAAAACACTCCCATTCCGCAGTCATATAGCTCGTTTATCAAGAAGTTTATTGTATTCTATGTATTTACGCTCCCTGTAGGCTATGTGTTTTCTATAGGTTACTTTGTTATTGCAGCAGTGCCTTTTGTATTCTATGTACTGGCTTCGCTGGAATTGATTGCTGAATCTATTGAAGATCCATTCGGAATTGACTCAGATGACTTGCCTCTGGAGAAACTAGCAGCTAATATTAAGAAGCATTCGCATGAAATTTTACATCCTTAA
- a CDS encoding recombinase family protein: protein MKRAIRYLRFSQLGQSNGSIERQELYTDQWLKFNNVELVDTFIDRGKSARTFDRPDFIKLREFITKHHRTVDYLLIDQLDRFSRDAGEAMSMVKLLQQKYSIQVVSVTEGITFDYDTPGSFFRAGLQLLLAEEDNINRSIKVKGGIYTAKAKEGRYVYKNAPFGYRKQGERKERQLVIEETEAKIVRFIYDAYLRDTPLYLIKEQAQRLGFPTKGNMAIERVLKNPTYAGLLKVEAYKNYAGGLFDGIHEPIIDKTTWMMVQEKMKRPEKTRTVIDDEIPLRGVLKCHCGNPLSGAPSRGKSGKYFYYYKCRHSKHNNISAVKAHNQFLETCELMSLPSARVRKIRTVTKSSLDLEMESNRKKVIEKRTQLQEVEEKLFSVEEKWIKNEINKDTYDRWYSVYNNEILNLKGAIERLSNDQSEAFSILEDNLNLLTDMRHVYTVSDTLQKREFVNRVFDSNLYYENGIYRTPTMLGLLSHNHLKMKEKGLLIYEKKEGLLDEDPLSGE, encoded by the coding sequence ATGAAAAGAGCGATAAGATACCTACGGTTCAGCCAACTCGGACAAAGTAACGGTTCAATCGAAAGACAGGAACTCTATACCGACCAGTGGCTGAAATTTAATAATGTGGAATTGGTGGATACCTTTATCGACAGGGGCAAGAGCGCACGGACATTTGACCGCCCCGATTTCATCAAACTAAGGGAGTTTATAACCAAGCATCATAGGACAGTCGATTACCTATTGATTGACCAACTTGACCGTTTCAGCCGTGATGCAGGGGAAGCAATGAGTATGGTCAAACTCCTGCAACAGAAGTACAGTATACAGGTGGTGAGCGTGACCGAGGGGATTACCTTTGATTACGATACGCCCGGCAGTTTCTTCCGTGCAGGATTGCAGTTGTTGCTTGCCGAAGAGGACAATATCAACCGTAGCATCAAGGTCAAGGGCGGTATCTATACCGCAAAAGCCAAAGAGGGAAGATATGTTTACAAAAATGCTCCTTTCGGGTACAGGAAACAGGGAGAACGCAAGGAACGGCAGTTGGTAATCGAGGAAACAGAAGCTAAGATAGTCCGCTTCATTTACGATGCCTATTTGAGAGATACACCACTTTATCTGATAAAGGAGCAAGCCCAACGGTTGGGCTTTCCAACAAAAGGCAATATGGCTATCGAAAGGGTGCTTAAAAACCCGACCTATGCCGGCTTGCTGAAAGTGGAAGCGTACAAGAATTATGCAGGCGGTCTGTTTGATGGCATCCACGAGCCTATCATTGACAAGACCACGTGGATGATGGTGCAGGAGAAAATGAAACGACCCGAAAAAACGAGGACAGTTATAGATGATGAAATCCCTTTGCGTGGTGTACTGAAATGCCATTGCGGAAATCCATTATCAGGCGCACCGTCAAGGGGCAAATCGGGAAAGTATTTCTATTACTACAAATGCAGGCACTCCAAGCACAACAATATAAGTGCCGTCAAAGCCCACAACCAATTTTTGGAAACCTGTGAGCTGATGAGCCTGCCGAGTGCAAGGGTAAGGAAGATTAGAACAGTGACAAAAAGCTCGCTCGATTTGGAAATGGAGAGTAACCGTAAAAAGGTCATCGAAAAGAGAACCCAATTGCAGGAAGTTGAGGAAAAACTGTTTTCGGTCGAGGAGAAATGGATAAAGAACGAAATCAACAAGGACACCTACGACCGTTGGTATTCGGTATATAACAATGAGATATTGAATCTCAAAGGAGCAATAGAGCGGTTGAGTAATGACCAAAGCGAAGCGTTCAGCATATTGGAAGATAACCTAAACCTATTGACCGATATGCGCCACGTATATACGGTGTCCGATACCTTGCAAAAAAGGGAATTTGTGAACAGGGTGTTCGACAGCAATCTGTACTATGAAAACGGCATTTATCGAACACCTACCATGCTCGGTTTATTATCGCATAACCATTTGAAAATGAAAGAAAAAGGGCTGCTGATATACGAAAAAAAAGAGGGTCTTCTTGATGAAGACCCTCTCAGCGGAGAGTGA
- the mobA gene encoding conjugal transfer protein MobA has translation MEEKNSKQVRKTGRKPKNDPAVNRYSINLNAEDKAKFLALFDQSGMKVVAHFITACIFQKTVKTVKIDMDAIEYHEKLTRFFSQFRAIGTNYNQVVKLLYRNFSEKKASAYLFKLEKETIELAKLTTEIIRLTQEFEAKYLKKE, from the coding sequence ATGGAAGAAAAGAACAGTAAACAGGTTAGAAAAACAGGGAGAAAACCGAAGAACGACCCTGCGGTCAATCGGTATTCCATTAACCTGAATGCAGAGGACAAAGCCAAGTTCCTTGCCCTCTTTGACCAATCGGGAATGAAAGTAGTGGCACATTTCATTACAGCCTGCATCTTTCAGAAGACGGTAAAGACCGTAAAGATTGATATGGATGCCATAGAATATCACGAAAAGCTGACCCGATTTTTTAGCCAATTCAGGGCAATCGGAACAAATTACAATCAGGTTGTAAAGCTATTGTACCGCAATTTTTCGGAAAAAAAAGCATCCGCATACCTCTTTAAACTGGAAAAAGAAACCATTGAATTGGCAAAACTGACTACAGAAATCATCCGTCTTACACAGGAATTTGAAGCAAAGTATCTGAAAAAAGAGTAA
- the mobB gene encoding conjugal transfer protein MobB, whose protein sequence is MIAKIGKGSNMYGAILYNQQKVDRENGAVLLLNKIPDTTDGKYSVAYFNKCFEPYLSANIKTEKTVRHISLNPDPKDKVSDEQFTEMARVYMERMGYGNQPYIVFKHTDIDRTHIHIVSTCVGIDGKKIPDDYDHPRSMAICRDLEQKYNLHKATEQEQKQGNKVFKPVDYQRGDIKSQIASVVRHLPKYYSFSTMGSYNALLSLFNITAEEVKGERNGQTVNGLVYMALDDKGEKASNPFKASLFGKDAGVAQLQKHFEQAKEKMKTTPTRSVMKNTVELAIHTTRNETDFKKQLTEQGINTVVYRNDNGRIYGITFIDHESRSVWNGSALDRSLSANVFNDWWNNGNKPELKIQDSPVSKTNTLDDLPTKDLFEFIPQEHSHSSDLWLFSLLPDAKGEDYEEEQFAKRMKKKKKKGRRL, encoded by the coding sequence ATGATTGCAAAAATCGGAAAGGGAAGCAATATGTACGGAGCGATTTTGTACAATCAGCAGAAAGTGGACAGGGAAAACGGAGCAGTTCTGTTGCTGAACAAGATACCCGACACAACGGACGGCAAATATTCCGTAGCGTATTTCAATAAATGCTTTGAACCGTATCTATCGGCAAATATCAAAACGGAAAAGACGGTACGGCATATTTCCTTGAACCCCGATCCGAAAGACAAAGTAAGCGATGAACAGTTTACCGAAATGGCTCGCGTGTATATGGAACGTATGGGTTACGGCAATCAGCCCTATATTGTCTTCAAGCATACCGACATTGACCGCACACATATCCATATTGTTTCGACCTGTGTAGGCATTGACGGAAAGAAAATCCCCGATGATTACGACCACCCACGTTCAATGGCAATATGCCGGGATTTGGAACAGAAATACAACCTGCACAAAGCCACCGAGCAGGAGCAGAAACAAGGCAATAAAGTTTTCAAACCTGTGGATTATCAGCGTGGCGATATAAAGAGCCAAATCGCTTCGGTAGTCCGCCATTTGCCAAAATATTATAGCTTTTCAACTATGGGTAGCTACAATGCGTTACTTTCCCTTTTCAACATCACGGCAGAGGAAGTCAAAGGCGAGCGGAACGGTCAGACGGTAAACGGATTGGTCTATATGGCATTGGACGACAAGGGAGAAAAGGCAAGCAATCCGTTCAAAGCATCGCTATTCGGAAAAGATGCAGGGGTTGCACAACTGCAAAAACATTTTGAGCAGGCCAAAGAAAAAATGAAAACCACGCCTACAAGGTCTGTTATGAAAAACACAGTGGAACTTGCTATACATACAACACGCAACGAAACAGATTTTAAAAAGCAGTTGACCGAGCAGGGTATTAATACAGTTGTTTACAGAAATGACAACGGACGTATTTACGGTATAACGTTCATCGACCACGAAAGCCGTAGCGTTTGGAACGGTTCGGCTCTGGACAGAAGCCTGTCGGCAAATGTTTTTAATGATTGGTGGAACAATGGCAATAAGCCTGAACTGAAGATACAGGATAGCCCTGTTTCCAAAACGAATACATTGGACGATTTGCCAACTAAAGACCTTTTTGAGTTTATCCCACAGGAACATTCGCACAGTTCCGATTTATGGCTATTCAGCCTATTACCCGATGCAAAGGGAGAGGATTATGAGGAAGAACAGTTTGCCAAACGAATGAAGAAGAAAAAGAAGAAAGGGAGGAGGTTGTAA
- a CDS encoding LysR family transcriptional regulator: MQWNLEWLRTFRAIYETGTLSAAAQELFISQPGVSLHLNSLEAYAGYKLFDRSPRKMVPTEKGKILYNFILEPLKKLESAEQHFHRRSQPERATISVGMCFETFQYTLEEHVASLPFNLIIKFGLYPQMQADLDSGLLDMIVTPQKGNQQNLVYEPFSKERIVLISGSNTDTSELMPLLENGNIAGAGDFLKQQLWYSTAGDMEHLKNFWSRNFNEHPDFSPNYIVPNISSIIRCLSDNEGFSVVPDFLCHEALDARKIKLVWQGNQPWENTLYFGTRKNTMYQNELAQLKKLFMEKWECEMV, encoded by the coding sequence ATGCAATGGAACTTAGAATGGCTTAGGACTTTTAGAGCCATATACGAAACAGGCACATTGTCTGCCGCAGCACAGGAGTTGTTTATTTCGCAACCCGGTGTAAGCCTGCACCTCAATTCGCTGGAAGCCTATGCGGGATATAAGTTGTTTGACCGTTCGCCACGGAAAATGGTTCCTACCGAAAAAGGCAAGATACTTTACAACTTCATCCTCGAACCACTTAAAAAACTGGAAAGTGCCGAACAGCATTTCCATCGCCGTTCGCAACCGGAGCGGGCAACCATCAGCGTAGGGATGTGTTTTGAAACGTTCCAATATACATTGGAGGAACACGTAGCAAGCCTGCCCTTTAATCTGATTATCAAATTCGGGCTTTATCCGCAGATGCAGGCGGATTTGGATAGCGGTTTGCTCGATATGATTGTCACGCCGCAAAAGGGCAACCAGCAAAACCTTGTTTACGAACCGTTTTCCAAAGAAAGGATAGTGCTGATTTCCGGAAGCAATACGGATACATCCGAACTGATGCCATTGTTGGAAAATGGTAACATTGCAGGTGCAGGGGATTTTCTGAAACAACAACTATGGTACAGTACGGCAGGCGATATGGAACACCTGAAAAATTTCTGGTCAAGGAATTTTAACGAGCATCCCGATTTCAGCCCCAACTATATTGTACCCAATATCAGTTCCATTATCCGTTGTTTGAGCGATAACGAGGGCTTTTCTGTTGTACCCGATTTTCTTTGCCATGAGGCATTGGATGCCAGAAAAATCAAATTGGTATGGCAAGGCAACCAACCGTGGGAAAACACGCTTTACTTCGGCACAAGGAAAAACACCATGTACCAAAATGAGTTAGCGCAATTAAAAAAACTGTTTATGGAAAAGTGGGAATGTGAAATGGTGTGA
- a CDS encoding polysaccharide deacetylase family protein gives MDRRDFITKTSLGASALAIPGWVGAAAKTTGEQASGSAKGFWPNGARLAISIALQFEAGGQPISGAGGLIPEPIKKGYPDLATNSYFDYGVQEGLPRLLDLFDKYGVKATSFMVGKAVDNNPELAREIVRRGHEPAAHGKEWAWQYHLSKDEEREWIRSVKQSIEKVTGITPLGYDCYWMRGSVHTLSLLQELGFIYHNNDLSRDEPYIQQLNGKPFVTMPYTIHMNDIGSYDFPGFSPADYEQQLKDEFDQLYEEAATRRRMMLISFHDRISGHASRVRVIERFLKYVAQHDGVWYATKGELAKHALATSDITPLVKRDVAEKSGLAGNTNL, from the coding sequence ATGGACAGACGAGATTTTATTACAAAGACATCATTGGGAGCATCCGCATTGGCTATTCCGGGATGGGTCGGAGCGGCGGCAAAAACAACAGGAGAACAGGCATCCGGTTCAGCCAAAGGCTTTTGGCCGAACGGCGCAAGGTTAGCCATTTCCATTGCCCTGCAATTTGAAGCAGGCGGACAGCCCATTTCGGGGGCAGGTGGATTGATACCCGAACCCATCAAAAAAGGCTACCCTGACTTAGCGACCAATTCCTATTTCGATTACGGCGTACAGGAGGGGCTTCCGAGGTTACTGGATTTATTCGACAAATACGGTGTCAAGGCAACATCGTTCATGGTTGGCAAGGCTGTGGACAACAACCCCGAATTAGCCCGTGAAATTGTACGCCGTGGACATGAGCCTGCCGCTCATGGCAAAGAATGGGCATGGCAATACCATTTATCGAAAGACGAAGAACGGGAATGGATAAGAAGCGTGAAGCAGTCCATCGAAAAGGTAACGGGCATTACCCCATTGGGCTATGACTGCTACTGGATGCGTGGAAGTGTACATACATTGAGCCTGCTCCAGGAATTGGGTTTTATCTACCATAATAACGATTTGAGCCGGGACGAACCGTACATACAACAGTTGAACGGCAAACCTTTTGTAACCATGCCGTACACGATACACATGAACGATATTGGTTCGTATGACTTCCCCGGCTTTTCGCCTGCCGACTATGAACAACAACTGAAAGACGAGTTTGACCAACTCTACGAAGAAGCTGCAACACGCAGGCGCATGATGCTCATTAGCTTCCATGACCGTATTTCCGGTCATGCCTCACGTGTACGGGTGATAGAGCGTTTCCTCAAATACGTGGCACAGCACGATGGCGTATGGTATGCCACCAAAGGCGAGCTTGCCAAACACGCTTTGGCTACGTCCGACATTACACCACTTGTAAAACGTGATGTAGCCGAAAAGAGCGGTCTTGCAGGCAATACAAATTTATAA